The following are from one region of the Rosistilla carotiformis genome:
- a CDS encoding PQQ-dependent sugar dehydrogenase, producing MDRTPRESAATVVRWGLVVGMLSTLPIYASAEQPLAKSEPRAAWTTSQISGSPEPPLPYTTERAFPSLSFNRCLDITAAPGSDRIFVVEERGKVFSFPNRSDVESADLVIDLAKAIPGVSRVYSLTFHPDFETNRYCYVCYIKKVGEPDGTHVARFKMTDADPPTIDVASETTLLTWLSGGHNGCCLKFGPDGCLYISTGDGGPANPPDPEHAGQDVSNLLSSILRIDVDQQSADQNYQIPPDNPFVDLAGARGEVWAYGLRNPWRMSFDSETGDLWVGDVGWELWEMLNRVERGGNYGWSVLEGSHPSNPERKRGPTPILPPTIEHSHTESSSITDGLTYHGSRLPELRGTHIYGDYDTGKIWGFRYEAGQVVEHRELADTTHRIVSFGEDNNNAMYLLDHTAGTIQRLVANRPSEQPSRFPRKLSETGLFDSVVDQTPMPGVIPYAISAQPWADHAVAQRFVAVPGSEMIEPKPKTWAFPSGTVLVKTLSLDMEQGNPATRQHVETQILHYDGIDWLPYTYAWNQQQTDATLVPSDGDQRAFEIVDAASPGGLRNQTWRFAGRAECQRCHNSWSGPPLGFNTLQLNCDLDIGDAHVSQLDRLAEIGLIDKPIDPKDRESLVDPSDTPAETAPRARAYLQANCAHCHRQHAGGAVLSKMHSDVPLSETNMLDARPSQGTFGIHSAHVITPGDPLRSVLWYRMAKLGSGRMPYIGSSEVDVAGLALIGDWIDQLPPSESSSDPAAIRRQSDALAALAELEQSAETETDAEASLEKLLSTTEGGLLLMRSLQQKSLPEAVASLAIARAAKHPNAGIRDLFERFLPADQRVERLGNVVATDQILALSGDADRGRLVFFETAGVSCKNCHRIGEAGTAVGPDLTAIGKKLSAAELLESILEPSKRIDAPYLTYLLETIDGRVLSGLLVGKDDNQVTLREATGTVVVVAADDIEQLVPQRKSLMPELLVRDLTSQQVADLLSYLISLK from the coding sequence ATGGATCGAACGCCCCGCGAGTCCGCGGCCACTGTCGTCAGATGGGGGCTTGTTGTTGGGATGCTGTCGACGCTTCCGATTTATGCATCGGCCGAGCAACCGCTGGCAAAGAGCGAGCCCCGCGCGGCATGGACCACTTCGCAAATCTCGGGCTCCCCCGAGCCGCCACTTCCCTATACGACCGAGCGCGCCTTCCCGTCGCTGAGCTTCAATCGCTGTTTGGATATCACCGCCGCCCCGGGCAGCGACCGAATTTTTGTGGTCGAGGAACGGGGTAAAGTCTTTTCGTTTCCGAATCGGTCGGATGTGGAATCAGCGGATCTCGTGATCGATTTGGCCAAAGCGATCCCCGGAGTCAGCCGCGTCTATTCGCTGACCTTCCATCCCGATTTTGAAACCAATCGCTACTGCTACGTCTGCTACATCAAAAAGGTCGGTGAGCCCGATGGCACGCACGTGGCTCGGTTTAAGATGACCGACGCCGACCCGCCGACGATCGACGTGGCCAGCGAAACGACTCTGCTCACCTGGCTCTCCGGCGGCCACAACGGCTGCTGTCTGAAGTTTGGCCCCGACGGCTGCCTCTACATTTCCACCGGCGATGGGGGCCCAGCCAATCCGCCCGATCCGGAGCACGCCGGGCAGGATGTTAGTAATTTGCTGTCCTCGATTTTGCGGATCGACGTCGATCAACAATCCGCAGACCAGAACTACCAAATCCCGCCCGACAACCCGTTTGTCGATCTCGCCGGCGCGAGGGGCGAAGTCTGGGCGTACGGTTTGCGAAATCCGTGGCGGATGAGTTTCGATTCCGAAACGGGCGACCTGTGGGTGGGCGATGTCGGCTGGGAACTTTGGGAGATGCTGAATCGCGTCGAGCGTGGTGGCAACTATGGTTGGTCGGTTTTGGAGGGTTCGCACCCGTCGAATCCTGAACGGAAACGCGGTCCGACACCGATCCTGCCACCGACGATCGAACATTCGCACACCGAATCCTCTTCGATCACCGACGGCCTGACCTACCACGGTTCGCGGCTACCTGAACTCCGCGGCACGCACATCTACGGCGACTACGACACCGGAAAAATCTGGGGCTTCCGCTACGAAGCGGGCCAAGTTGTCGAGCACCGCGAACTAGCCGACACCACGCATCGGATCGTTTCGTTTGGCGAAGACAATAACAACGCGATGTACCTGTTGGATCACACGGCCGGAACGATCCAGCGGCTGGTCGCCAATCGACCCAGCGAACAACCGAGCCGCTTTCCGCGAAAGCTCAGCGAAACCGGGCTCTTCGATTCCGTGGTCGATCAAACTCCGATGCCGGGCGTGATCCCTTATGCGATCAGCGCCCAACCGTGGGCCGATCATGCAGTCGCCCAGCGGTTTGTCGCGGTTCCCGGCAGCGAGATGATCGAGCCCAAGCCGAAGACGTGGGCATTTCCCTCGGGAACGGTCCTGGTCAAAACGCTGTCGCTCGACATGGAACAAGGAAACCCCGCGACGCGACAGCACGTCGAAACGCAGATCTTGCACTACGATGGCATCGATTGGCTGCCCTATACCTACGCCTGGAACCAGCAGCAGACCGACGCCACGTTGGTTCCAAGCGATGGCGATCAACGCGCGTTCGAAATCGTCGACGCTGCATCGCCCGGCGGTCTGCGAAATCAGACTTGGCGTTTTGCGGGGCGAGCTGAATGCCAGCGGTGCCACAACTCGTGGTCCGGTCCGCCACTCGGTTTTAATACGCTGCAATTGAACTGCGATCTCGATATCGGCGACGCTCATGTTTCGCAGCTGGATCGACTGGCCGAGATCGGATTGATCGACAAACCGATCGATCCCAAAGATCGCGAAAGCTTAGTCGATCCAAGCGATACGCCCGCGGAAACCGCTCCGCGAGCCCGGGCTTATCTGCAAGCCAATTGCGCCCATTGCCATCGCCAACATGCGGGAGGCGCGGTGTTGTCGAAGATGCATTCCGACGTTCCCCTTTCCGAAACCAACATGCTCGACGCCCGACCATCGCAGGGGACCTTTGGCATCCACTCGGCGCATGTGATCACGCCCGGCGATCCGCTCCGTTCGGTCCTCTGGTACCGGATGGCGAAGCTCGGCAGCGGTCGGATGCCCTACATCGGCAGCAGCGAAGTCGACGTGGCGGGACTGGCGTTGATCGGAGATTGGATCGATCAACTGCCGCCAAGCGAGTCGTCCTCCGATCCGGCGGCGATCAGACGTCAATCCGATGCTCTGGCGGCACTTGCTGAATTAGAGCAGTCGGCGGAAACGGAAACCGACGCGGAAGCGTCGTTGGAAAAACTGTTGTCGACAACCGAAGGGGGCCTGCTGTTGATGCGGTCGCTGCAGCAGAAGTCGCTCCCCGAGGCGGTCGCTTCGCTAGCGATCGCTCGCGCTGCCAAACATCCCAACGCCGGCATCCGCGATCTCTTTGAACGCTTTCTGCCAGCGGACCAACGCGTGGAGCGATTGGGCAATGTCGTTGCGACCGATCAAATCCTTGCCCTCTCGGGCGATGCAGATCGCGGCCGATTGGTCTTCTTCGAAACCGCGGGCGTATCGTGCAAGAACTGCCACCGAATCGGAGAGGCCGGAACGGCGGTAGGCCCCGACCTGACAGCGATCGGCAAAAAACTCTCCGCCGCCGAATTGCTCGAAAGCATCCTCGAACCCTCCAAGCGAATCGACGCCCCCTACCTGACCTATCTGTTGGAAACGATCGATGGCCGCGTCTTAAGTGGCCTGCTGGTCGGCAAGGATGACAACCAGGTAACGCTTCGCGAAGCGACCGGTACCGTTGTTGTCGTCGCTGCCGATGATATCGAACAACTGGTTCCGCAGCGGAAGTCGCTAATGCCCGAACTGTTGGTCCGCGACCTCACCTCTCAACAGGTCGCCGACCTGTTGTCCTACCTGATTTCGTTAAAGTAA
- a CDS encoding DUF1207 domain-containing protein — protein MLTLAWGCLPDSIPFARADEFDPFATPVAEPLVVLPQRGWHFLPEGLIYHPYLAGPKESRTSVELRKNDDFGWIYDSSIGGQWGFLRVGSDDPYSPTGVQFDLEASAQMRQTNLASLDLLTSDIRVGFPVSFGRNNHQTKLGVYFLRSHPTDRLIDRIPALRNEDFFQRQSLVLGHSRYFAERFRLYGEAGYAFKSTISEKWELQFGAEYAPVMPTSCFGAPFIAANAYLREEVDFGGTFTLQAGWAWRKKNGRLFRIGAQYANGMSNQFALHDRFEQQLGIGIWHDF, from the coding sequence ATGCTCACGCTTGCGTGGGGATGCTTGCCCGATTCAATACCATTTGCGCGCGCCGATGAATTTGACCCTTTTGCGACGCCGGTGGCTGAGCCGCTCGTTGTCCTGCCTCAACGGGGATGGCACTTTCTTCCCGAGGGATTGATCTATCATCCCTACCTCGCTGGACCGAAAGAATCGCGAACGAGTGTCGAACTGCGTAAGAACGATGATTTTGGCTGGATCTACGATTCTTCGATCGGAGGCCAATGGGGATTCTTACGCGTCGGTTCGGACGATCCTTACTCTCCTACCGGTGTGCAGTTCGATCTTGAAGCGTCCGCACAAATGCGTCAAACCAACCTTGCCTCCCTCGATCTCCTCACCAGTGATATTCGTGTAGGGTTTCCTGTTTCGTTTGGGCGTAACAACCATCAAACCAAGCTCGGTGTCTACTTTTTGCGTTCACATCCCACCGACCGTTTGATCGATAGAATTCCCGCGCTCCGTAATGAAGATTTTTTCCAACGTCAATCGCTCGTGCTCGGACATTCTCGGTACTTTGCTGAGCGATTCCGGTTGTACGGCGAGGCGGGTTATGCCTTTAAGTCGACGATCAGCGAAAAATGGGAACTCCAGTTTGGTGCTGAATACGCTCCGGTGATGCCAACCAGCTGTTTCGGTGCACCTTTCATCGCCGCCAACGCTTACCTCAGGGAAGAGGTCGATTTCGGTGGGACATTCACATTGCAAGCCGGTTGGGCATGGCGTAAAAAAAATGGACGACTGTTTCGAATCGGCGCTCAATATGCGAACGGAATGAGCAATCAATTCGCGCTCCACGACCGGTTTGAGCAACAGCTTGGAATTGGCATATGGCACGATTTCTAG